TGAGAAGGCCATCGCGTAAAATTCCTGCATTCAAGATCGCAACGTCCAAACTGCCTTGGAAAGCACTCGCTTCTTCGATAAGTCGGATGCTGTCTTCTTCTTTGGCTACGTTGGCCACAATGCCAGTCGTTTTGATTCCCTCTTTTTGGAAGAGAGCGACCGTTTCGTCCAATTTATCTTTTTGGATGTCAGAGAGGATGATATTGGCACCTGCCTTACCTAGTCGGTAAGCCATTGCCTTTCCGAGTCCACCGGCAGATCCGGTGACGAGAATGTTTGCACCTTTTAATTCCATGTCCGCCAGTTTCGAAAATGGCGAACAGATGGTCGATACAATTACATTGGTGTTGGAGGGGAGAAAAACGAACTATATTTCTGCAAGTTCCGCACTACGGAAGGACACATAATTGTCGTTAAATGGAATTTCTACTCGGGCTACCGTTCTATCTGCATGGGTGATGATACGAAATAGGTTAGGGTCAACCCCTTCGTTTTTGAGTAGGATCATAATGAGAGCAATTCCAAGTCCTGCACCTTCCGTGTTGTCCATATTGTCCATATAGAATTCCGCAATGTCATTATATCCCATGGACTTTTTCATCTTTTCTCGCATTCGCGCTTCTTCTGTTTTGATGACCGGAGTGTTGTTTGTGACTTCGACGAGTAATCCATCGAGGCAGTAGTGAAATTTTATCTGAACGTAAACCCCACGAGCTAGGCATCGTTTCCCGTATTCGTCCGCCATCTTTTCAGAAAACTTTTTGGAGTATTCTTTGATCCCTTGGAGATAGTCATTTTCGTCAGTAATGTCCAAACCTTCATCTTCAAAGAAGACTCGTTTTTGATTGGCTTTGATTCCGTTGATGGTCAGTTCTTTGGAGATTGTATAAAGCATCTCTACAAAATGTGATTGCCCCACTTCCGAAAGGATATTGGTGATGAGACCTAAAACATATTGCTCTAGTTGGCGATTCATCCGGGAGGACCTTACGACAATTTTGGATTTTGCCTTTACCAAATCGGGGATTTGTGTTTCTAATTCTACAAAAGGTTTCGCCACGAATCATTCCTTAAAGTGGGGGACTTATCCCACATGGTTCTATTATCGAACCGGGAAATCCACAACTAAAATCTCAAGGGAAATTCAATGTTTTTCCTGTTTTTTTTCCATTTCCAGGAAATAAACTCATTTTCCATTGACCAAAGAGCCTCATTTAAAATAGTGTAAAAAACCTAGCCTCGCTTGGAAACCCGCGCTTGGGTGGGAAACGTTTTGCCCTCTTAGCTCAGTGGTAGAGCACTTCCATGGTAAGGAAGGGGTCACCAGTTCAAGCCTGGTAGAGGGCTTGTTTTAGGGCTGTAGTTTAATGGTAGAACTAGGATCTCCAAAGTCCTTGGTGGGAGTTCGATTCTCTCCAGCCCTGCCAGACTACAGAATATATAGAATTAGAGAACAGGACAAGGATCAATGAAAGCTACGAGTTTCATTCAGGAATGTAAAGCAGAACTTGAAAAAGTACATTGGCCTACGCGCCAAGAGGTAGTGAGTTCTACCGTTGTAGTCCTAGTTACAGTATTTATCTTTTCCCTATTTTTATCAGCTTCGGATTTTGTTTTCCTGAAACTGTTAAAGTGGTTCTGGGCATTAGGAACATAGGTTAAGACGTGGGCGATTCTTTAGATAAAAAATGGTATGTGCTTCAAACTTATTCCGGTCACGAGAATAAGGTGAAGACAAACATTGAGAAGATGGTCCAACAACAAAAACTGGAAGACCAAATCTTCTCAGTAAAAATTCCTTCGATGGAAGTTGCCGAAATGAAAAACGGCAAGAAGAAGGTCACAAAGAAAAAACTCATGCCGGGTTATGTTCTCGTTGAGATGAATATGACGGATGACCTTCGATTTAAAATCCAGAACTTACCTTCTGTGTCTACATTTGTAGGCGGAAAAGGAAAAGGGCCGGAGCCACTATCTCTCGATGAGATTAAAAATCTCTTCAGTGATGTGGGAAGTGTGGAATCGGAAGAAGTTTCGAGACCTCGTTTCCTATTCAAAGTGGGCGAAACATTGAAAATTATAGATGGTCCGTTTGCTAATTTCACAGGTCTTGTGGATGAAATTTTTCCTGATAAAGGAAGACTCCGCGTTCGTGTCGAAATTTTCGGAAGATCCACTCCAGTGGAGTTGGATTACCTCCAAGTAAAATCGGAACAATAGAACTGATAGATTGACTTTTAGTAAGGAACTTGAAACGAGATGGCTGCAAAGAAAGTAGTAAAACAAATTAAACTCCAAGTGGAAGCAGGGAAAGCAAACCCAGCTCCTCCAGTAGGTCCCGCTCTTGGTCAAGCCGGACTCAATATCATGGAATTCTGTAAACAGTTCAACGAGAGATCAAAAAACCAAATGGGACTCAAACTCCCTGTGGTGATCACTGTTTATTCTGACAGAAGTTTTACATTCGTAACTAAATCTCCTCCAGCAGCTCTTCTTGTCATGAAGGCGCTTGGACTTCAGGGTGGATCTGCCACTCCACACACTGTAAAAGTGGGAACAATCAAACGAGCTCAACTAGAAGAAATTGCAAAAACGAAGATGGAAGACCTAAATGCGAATGATTTGGATGCAGCAGTGAACATCATTGCTGGAACTTGTCGTTCCATGGGTGTAAACGTCGAGTAATCATTAGGAAACGGGAACCGAAGTCATGAAACGCGGCAAAAAATATATCCAACTCAAAGAGAAAGTCGATCGCACTAAGGCTTATACCCTTGGTGAAGCAGTCGGTTTGGCAAAAGCAACTAGTTTTTCCAAATTTGATGGAACATTAGAGATTTCGACTAAAATCAATTATAAATCTCTCCAAAACGTAAGAGGGACAATTTCCCTTCCGCACGGAACTGGAAAAACGATTAAAGTTTTGGTTTTCTGCAAAGGAGACAAACAAAACGAAGCAAAAGAGGCGGGAGCTGACTTTGTAGGTGATATGGACTTAATCGAAAAAGTTTCCGGTGGATGGACTGATTTTGATGCTTGTGTGGCGACTCCTGATATGATGAAGGAAGTTGGTAAACTTGGTCCAGTTCTTGGTCGTAAGGGTCTTATGCCAAAACCAAAAGCGGGAACGGTGACCACTGACGTAGCAAAAGCAGTAAAAGAACTCAAAGCGGGTCGAATTGAATACCGCCCTGACAAAGGGGGAGTGGTTCACTTAGGAGTGGGAAAATGTTCCTTCTCTGATGACAAACTCTCTGATAATATCAACGCTGTAGTAGCAGCTCTTATGAAAGACAAACCTTCCGATGCGAAGGGTGATTACCTCAAGTCTTTCTCTGTAGCGGCAACTATGGGAATCGGCGTGAAAGTCGATGTAAAAGAACTAGTAAACGCGAACATATAACGAGTAAGAACAATGGCAAATCCATCTAAAATTGAAGCAGTAGCAGAACTTAAAAGTCGTTTGGAAAAACGACCAAACTTTATTTTAGCATCTTACAGCGGTTTAACTGTTGAAGATATGTCTAACCTTCGTGCGAAACTTCGCAAAGAAGGATCGGAAATGAAGGTAATCAAAAACAACCTTTTTCTCCGAGCTTTAAAAGAGTCTTCTGAACATAAAAACAACTCCATTGATTTTGGGGATGTTTACAAAGGACCTCTTGCAGCGATTTTCTCTCTGGATGCACTTCCAGCAGTAGCAAAAGTTTGTAAGGACTTTGCAAAAGATAAGAAGGAACTCGAAATCAGAACCGGCTATATGGACGGGGAAGTTTTGGGTAAATCCGGAGTAGAAGCGATTGCTGGACTTCCGTCCAAACAAGAACTTCTTGCGCAAATTGCTCGTGGGGTCAATGCTCCTGCAACGCAAATTGCTTCTGGAATCAATCAAATTATGGCATCATTGGCTCGCGCCATCAATGCAGTCGCCGAGAAAAACGGTAATTAGTAATCATAGTGATTAGTAGGATAAGGAGAATATAGGATGTCTGTTGACGCGCTATTAGAACAAATTGGAAGTCTTACATTAGTTCAGGCTGCTGACCTAGTGAAAAAGATGGAGGACAAATTCGGGATTTCTGCTGCTGCACCAGTTGCGGTAGCGGCTGTTGCGGGTGCAGGTGGTGGCGCAGCTGCTGCTGAAGAGCCGGCAACTTTCAATGTAATCTTGAAAGCACACGGTGACAAAAAGATCGACGTTATTAAACTCGTTCGCGAAATCACTGGTCTTGGATTGGCAGATGCGAAAACGCTTGTGGAAGCTGGTGGAAAATCAGTGAAAGAAGGCGTTTCTAAAGACGAAGCTGCTGATATTAAGAAAAAACTCGAAGGTGTTGGGGCTCAAGTAGAAGTTGCTGCTGCCGGTTAATCGGTTGCCAATTTTTAAACCCAGTCTTCAAAAACTTAGAGGCAGGGAGGCCGTAGGCGTCCCCACCTCTATTTTTTCGTTTATCATACCATCTACTATTTTGATGTCTCTAGGGAGAGTATTCCATGCATACCCGAATGCAAATTAGAAACCGGGTAAATTTCGGTAAAATTACCGACCTCAATTTACTTCCTAATCTTATCTACGTACAAAAAAAATCCTTTGATTGGTTTCTCCAGTCGGAAGTGAAAGATCCGACGAAACGTTTGAACCAAGGATTAGAAGCCGTATTTCGTGAATCCTTTCCAATCGAATCACCAAACAACGATATGGTCATGGAATATGGCCATTATATCTTGGGAGAGCCTAAACGCGATCCACAAGAGTGCAAAGACACTGACTCTTCCTTTGCAGTTCCACTAAAAGCAGTCATTAGACTCATCATCAAAGACACCGGAGAGATCCGGGAACAAGTTGTCTACATGGGAGACCTTCCTGTGATGACAGACCATGGAACTTTCATCATCAATGGTGCGGAAAGGGTAGTGGTTAGCCAGCTTCACAGATCACCTGGTATTTTCTTTTCTTACGACCAAGTGCGAGATACTTTCTCTGCTCGGGTGATTCCTTACCGAGGCTCTTGGTTGGAATTTGAGATGGACAATAAGGGAATCCTTGTTGCGAAAATCGACCGTAAGAAAAAATTCCCGGCAACCTTACTTGTAAAAGCTATGGGTATGGGAACCAACGAAGAAGTATTACGTTTGTTCTATGGATCTTCGAAAATGAAGATTGCTGGTGCCAATCCAAAAGACCTCAAACGTCTGATTGGACGCCGAACCATCGCTGATATCATCAACATGGAAACAGGTGAGGTTATGCTCGATGCTGGTTCCAAAATCAATGAGGATAATATCTCCATCCTTCGTGAAATGAAGGTAAAGGATGTGGATGTCATTGAATTTCCGAAAGGAAAAGACAACCCAGTTCTCATCAACTGTTTGGAAAAAGACGGTGTGAACGACTACGAAGATGCTGTGAAAAAATTCCACACCATCATGAGACCAGGCGAACCTTCTACGATTGAAAACGCAGAAGCTGAACTAAAACGTCTCTTTTTCTCTCCTAAAACTTTTGATTTGGGTGTTGTCGGTCGTTACAAAATCAACAGCAAATTCGAATTCAACAATCCAAAAGAGTTTTCAAAAGCAGAAGACCGAGTTTTAAGAAAACAAGATATCATTGAAACAGTTCGTTATCTCGTGATGCTTATGTCTGAAGCGGAAAACTATTATCCGGACGATATTGACCACTTAGGAAACAGAAGGATTCGTTCTGTTGGTGAGCTCATTGCCAACCAATTGAAACTTGGATTCTCTCGTGTAGAACGAGTGATCAAAGAAAGAATGACGGTTCAAGAACCGGAACAACAAACTCCGCAGCTTCTTATTTCCATCAAACCAATCACAGCAGTGATCAATGAATTTTTTGGTTCCTCACAACTTTCTCAGTTTATGGACCAAACAAACCCACTCGCTGAACTTACCCATAAACGTAGGTTAAACGCTCTTGGGCCTGGTGGTTTATCGCGTGACCGAGCCGGTTTCGAAGTTCGTGACGTTCATTATTCTCACTACGGTCGTATGTGCCCAATTGAAACACCGGAAGGTCCAAACATTGGTCTCATTCTTTCTATGTCTAGTTTTGCAC
This genomic stretch from Leptospira meyeri harbors:
- the rplL gene encoding 50S ribosomal protein L7/L12, whose amino-acid sequence is MSVDALLEQIGSLTLVQAADLVKKMEDKFGISAAAPVAVAAVAGAGGGAAAAEEPATFNVILKAHGDKKIDVIKLVREITGLGLADAKTLVEAGGKSVKEGVSKDEAADIKKKLEGVGAQVEVAAAG
- the nusG gene encoding transcription termination/antitermination protein NusG, with protein sequence MGDSLDKKWYVLQTYSGHENKVKTNIEKMVQQQKLEDQIFSVKIPSMEVAEMKNGKKKVTKKKLMPGYVLVEMNMTDDLRFKIQNLPSVSTFVGGKGKGPEPLSLDEIKNLFSDVGSVESEEVSRPRFLFKVGETLKIIDGPFANFTGLVDEIFPDKGRLRVRVEIFGRSTPVELDYLQVKSEQ
- the rplA gene encoding 50S ribosomal protein L1, with the protein product MKRGKKYIQLKEKVDRTKAYTLGEAVGLAKATSFSKFDGTLEISTKINYKSLQNVRGTISLPHGTGKTIKVLVFCKGDKQNEAKEAGADFVGDMDLIEKVSGGWTDFDACVATPDMMKEVGKLGPVLGRKGLMPKPKAGTVTTDVAKAVKELKAGRIEYRPDKGGVVHLGVGKCSFSDDKLSDNINAVVAALMKDKPSDAKGDYLKSFSVAATMGIGVKVDVKELVNANI
- the secE gene encoding preprotein translocase subunit SecE, with translation MKATSFIQECKAELEKVHWPTRQEVVSSTVVVLVTVFIFSLFLSASDFVFLKLLKWFWALGT
- the rplK gene encoding 50S ribosomal protein L11, which translates into the protein MAAKKVVKQIKLQVEAGKANPAPPVGPALGQAGLNIMEFCKQFNERSKNQMGLKLPVVITVYSDRSFTFVTKSPPAALLVMKALGLQGGSATPHTVKVGTIKRAQLEEIAKTKMEDLNANDLDAAVNIIAGTCRSMGVNVE
- the rplJ gene encoding 50S ribosomal protein L10 produces the protein MANPSKIEAVAELKSRLEKRPNFILASYSGLTVEDMSNLRAKLRKEGSEMKVIKNNLFLRALKESSEHKNNSIDFGDVYKGPLAAIFSLDALPAVAKVCKDFAKDKKELEIRTGYMDGEVLGKSGVEAIAGLPSKQELLAQIARGVNAPATQIASGINQIMASLARAINAVAEKNGN